A segment of the Nostoc sp. TCL26-01 genome:
TGCGCTAATAAGTGGCCAAAGAAAAGTGTCACACATGACTGCAATTGGAATAGTATAAATAATGCGAATATTCGGTTGAAACAGAGCTTTAATATTATCTCGATAAATATCGTTGACTCTTCCCAAATCTAGTTTATCCAAATCATCAATAATGACTATTACTTCTTTTTGAGCAGCGACTTGAATCAACGCGGCAATTTCATTAATTCGGGCAACTAAATCCGAGATTTTGCGTTCAAATTCCTGGGTAATTTCCTCTCTAACTTTCGCATCAGCTTTTAATTGAGCTTTCAGAAAACTGAGTAAATCAAAACCCAACTCCAGCCCAGCCCCTAGCTCTACCTCTGTAGTCCGAGTCCGAGTGGCAAACCACCCATAGATTTGGTCTTTAGTAGTTTGAGGAATTTGTACTTTGCGGGCTTCGGCTTCAGACATTAAATTAAGAGCGATCGCAAACAAAATATTGATATGATTAACCGCCGACATTTCAATACTGTCAGCGATTGAAAATAAAACTACAAAATAATTATTTTGAATCTGTTTACTAAACTTAGCTAACAAAGAAGATTTACCACATCCCCGATGCCCCGTAAATACAATCTTGCCATCACCATTAGGGCTATCTTCAACTAATTGAATTAAGTCTGCTATTAAATCCTTACCATAATCTACTCGAAAATCTTCCATTGTTTTCTCTTCCATCAAGGGAAACAATTCGAGATTGCTATACGCTTGCTGAAAAGACTTTAATAATTCCTCAGACATAAGTGATCACCATACAACTTAACTATTCATTTCATCCTCATCTTTGCATGATTATAATTCTGTGCCTACATTTTTCAATCCTAACCATTTTCCAAAAACAATACCCCTCTCCGCCACCGGAAAGGGGTTTACACTCAGCACTCACTACTCAGCACTCAGCACTTTAATAAGCGTCTTGCAACTCGTAGAAATCAGGCGAGATGTAATCTTTCCGCAAAGGCCAACCCACCCAATCTTCTGGCATTAAGATGCGCTTCAAATTGGGGTGTCCTTCGTAGATAATGCCGAATAGATCGTA
Coding sequences within it:
- a CDS encoding ATP-binding protein; this encodes MSEELLKSFQQAYSNLELFPLMEEKTMEDFRVDYGKDLIADLIQLVEDSPNGDGKIVFTGHRGCGKSSLLAKFSKQIQNNYFVVLFSIADSIEMSAVNHINILFAIALNLMSEAEARKVQIPQTTKDQIYGWFATRTRTTEVELGAGLELGFDLLSFLKAQLKADAKVREEITQEFERKISDLVARINEIAALIQVAAQKEVIVIIDDLDKLDLGRVNDIYRDNIKALFQPNIRIIYTIPIAVMCDTFLWPLISAETNYQTVVMPVIKIFAKSDKRLPNAQPRSEATNILCEILQKRISGELIDKSAAEKIVVYSGGVLRELIRLANGCCRICLRLIRQKPGEKVVIDDQIIEQAIKQIRNDLSMRLGKDDFEILQVTYEQFEPEDVQQQEFLELLHGLYVLEYRNDETWYDVHPILVETLKRRGLINDG